In one Tripterygium wilfordii isolate XIE 37 chromosome 22, ASM1340144v1, whole genome shotgun sequence genomic region, the following are encoded:
- the LOC119991594 gene encoding protein DOWNY MILDEW RESISTANCE 6-like encodes MESTSFQLSTKFILPEDKRPQLSKASTLHTIPIIDMNQEPSLLVQNLSQACEEYGFFQIINHGVPNELCQKMMTTLSEFFALSSQEKAQFFTTDLTKQVKLFNYYLKLDTQEKVTMWSESFAHPWHPLEDIIHLLPENPLQYREVFAAYAKEMRVLMRKLLRFVSQGLGLEMDCLEKILGLEPALNYQANHYPPCPDPELTLGLPAHTDIVALTILLQSEGVTGLQVIKDGNWVSVDPVPNAFVINLGDQIQVLSNGRYKSVHHRAMTNNRQSRISVAMFYRPNSDVVIGPIEDMIDDEHPPLYRNYYIWEFMEEFRRQEGTRRRVKETFELRH; translated from the exons ATGGAATCCACATCCTTCCAATTATCCACTAAATTCATTCTTCCAGAGGACAAGAGGCCACAGCTCTCAAAAGCATCCACTCTACACACAATCCCCATAATTGACATGAATCAAGAACCATCCCTGCTTGTTCAAAACCTCTCACAAGCTTGCGAGGAATATGGGTTCTTTCAGATCATCAACCATGGAGTACCCAATGAATTATGCCAAAAGATGATGACTACACTGTCTGAATTCTTTGCGTTGTCTAGCCAAGAAAAGGCACAATTCTTCACTACAGATCTTACTAAGCAAGTAAAGCTTTTCAATTACTACCTAAAGCTGGATACCCAAGAGAAGGTCACGATGTGGAGTGAGTCCTTCGCTCACCCTTGGCATCCTTTAGAAGATATCATCCATCTTTTGCCTGAAAACCCACTTCAGTACCG AGAGGTTTTTGCTGCATACGCAAAGGAGATGCGAGTGTTAATGAGGAAGCTTTTGAGATTCGTATCGCAAGGGCTTGGTCTAGAGATGGATTGCCTGGAAAAGATACTGGGACTGGAGCCTGCGCTTAATTATCAGGCGAATCACTATCCACCCTGTCCAGATCCTGAACTCACCCTGGGTCTGCCTGCTCATACTGACATTGTTGCACTCACTATACTCCTGCAATCTGAAGGAGTGACCGGCCTCCAAGTCATCAAAGATGGAAACTGGGTTTCAGTCGATCCAGTCCCAAACGCATTTGTCATCAATTTGGGTGATCAGATTCAG GTCCTGAGTAATGGAAGGTATAAGAGTGTACACCACAGAGCCATGACAAACAATAGACAATCTCGAATATCGGTGGCCATGTTTTACAGACCGAACAGCGATGTTGTAATTGGTCCAATCGAAGACATGATCGACGATGAACACCCACCATTATATCGCAACTATTACATATGGGAGTTCATGGAAGAGTTTCGAAGGCAAGAAGGGACAAGGCGGAGGGTCAAAGAAACCTTTGAGTTAAGGCACTAA
- the LOC119991592 gene encoding stress response protein NST1-like isoform X1 — protein sequence MDAYQQPHHHMRPPTPPPSADPHQYHHYQQQQPPPTVPPQGSWYSNQFHYHPSSHSPSTPPQWAPPPPPPPPPPHSDHHPPFSSSYPPPPHHPSYPAPLPSHSNQFPPPPHSRPHLPPQIPQSYPQVNQEWGNSNWGHHHAWDHPAAHNMEVDWAAKARAWASAKAATDDQHPHSQFTPIGRHEEQGRFHEHHPQAVNYPYQDIQQQSILPSNHQQFSVPSAHHRPPMVYMQETSSMNSGASSYPPNGHLPYTAKDGTSHAAFSHQDSFQTSSSVHQQEVPSSYSSVAGKEGIMEQKDQLYTSLASLPNSSAQEGQHLVQPSLPAIYRSVMTEQPFAYDNHTANLSTDLSDQPLDFAPGFNRDRDALMQPGYATHYDSAVILRGMDPVAVVPPINSWAPSVVSGAVYPSIPPVIPSGPQQDPSVSVSGNAIPPLGRFPGPSFQPTLSSAGAPFGLGPGPALNPSPVFPGDAYGSFSERPKKASVPNWLKEEIIKNASVITKSSLEHPKEDTQSIEDEGVDRSFGNGDQADSKSIDSSRSTEEEDEEDYKEAAKTAAINQEIKRVLTEVLLKVTDELLDEIATKVMDEDDLPVEVDQNTPSLNYKVSPPPAPADPIPRAPAKVVVPVEAQDSGTTVISEKPTSSSLGNVLGLANYDSDDDNDDDDDDDGDEEIQNSSEPNSIKNSLLARADNKHLPGYKHDPVENSSLLVDLEEHGTVGKDLQGGLSKSSSLEPRNNKKTGLSELAIDREYREYEHASQGMGDIDFGKAQDGYNSAGSNGILGQEGVKAENPGDNFHTKKSTVNDPHCRETRMRPDEYDRNENKESSYGKDSVKEVERSREVEKQGEHRKRRDEKQLRKEKTNDQNGSKERMKQREAKPGEGSEESESRKRSAHQYTKEDKKEEDRVRRTNPKEGNNKKRESTNSKEEGDARHNLSSVVSRHKRRRSSSISSRGRNSKENSVTHAHDSSDDESDDSKRKLHARRRDSSPSPVRSRRRQLSRSPHSKHSQRRHSPYSSLETNRYVVRQSNKANIVLMFLRHAEPS from the exons ATGGACGCGTACCAACAGCCTCACCACCACATGAGACCACCGACTCCACCGCCATCGGCGGATCCCCACCAGTATCATCACTATCAGCAACAGCAACCACCACCGACAGTCCCTCCGCAAGGTTCATGGTATTCTAACCAATTTCATTACCATCCGTCCTCACACTCTCCCTCAACTCCCCCTCAGTgggctcctcctcctcctccacctccaccaccgccTCACTCCGACCACCATCCTCCCTTTTCTTCCTCCTATCCTCCACCGCCGCACCACCCTTCTTATCCTGCCCCACTTCCCTCTCACAGCAACCAGTTCCCTCCTCCCCCTCATTCTCGACCTCACTTGCCGCCTCAGATTCCTCAATCTTACCCTCAGGTTAACCAG GAATGGGGAAACTCTAACTGGGGACATCACCATGCTTGGGATCACCCAG CTGCCCATAATATGGAGGTTGACTGGGCTGCCAAAGCTAGAGCATGGGCATCTGCTAAAGCTGCTACGGATGATCAGCATCCACACTCTCAGTTTACACCTATTGGCAGACATGAAGAGCAAGGCAGATTTCATGAACATCACCCACAAGCTGTCAATTATCCTTATCAAGATATTCAACAGCAGTCAATCCTCCCATCAAATCATCAACAGTTTTCAGTCCCATCAGCACATCACAGACCACCAATGGTTTATATGCAGGAGACTTCGTCTATGAACTCTGGCGCATCTTCATATCCTCCCAATGGGCACTTACCGTACACTGCAAAGGATGGAACTTCACATGCTGCTTTTTCCCATCAAGACAGTTTTCAGACAAGTTCGTCTGTTCATCAGCAGGAGGTACCTTCTAGTTATTCTTCTGTTGCAG GAAAAGAGGGGATTATGGAGCAGAAGGATCAGCTGTACACAtcattggcgtcattacctaatTCGTCAGCTCAGGAAGGACAACACCTTGTGCAACCATCTTTGCCTGCTATTTACAGATCAGTTATGACTGAACAGCCCTTCGCATATGACAATCACACAGCTAATCTCTCAACTGACCTTAGCGATCAGCCTTTAGATTTTGCTCCTGGGTTTAATCGTGATCGTGATGCACTCATGCAACCCGGTTATGCTACTCATTATGATTCTGCTGTGATTCTGAGAGGCATGGACCCTGTTGCGGTGGTACCTCCAATTAATTCTTGGGCTCCTTCCGTTGTATCTGGTGCAGTTTACCCTTCCATTCCTCCTGTTATACCATCGGGGCCACAG CAAGATCCTTCTGTATCTGTTTCTGGAAATGCTATACCACCTTTAGGGAGGTTTCCTGGACCTAGTTTTCAGCCAACCCTTTCATCTGCTGGTGCACCCTTTGGTCTAGGCCCTGGTCCTGCACTAAATCCCAGTCCAGTTTTCCCAGGTGATGCATATGGTAGTTTTTCTGAACGCCCTAAGAAG GCTTCTGTGCCTAATTGGCTAAAAGAAGAGATAATTAAGAATGCTTCTGTGATCACAAAGTCTTCCCTGGAACATCCGAAAGAGGATACGCAGTCCATTGAGGATGAAGGTGTCGACAGATCTTTTGGAAATGGTGATCAGGCTGATAGCAAAAGCATTGATTCTTCTAGGTCAAcagaagaagaggatgaggag GATTACAAGGAAGCTGCTAAAACTGCGGCAATCAACCAGGAAATAAAACGAGTTCTAACTGAAGTTCTTTTGAAG GTTACAGATGAGCTTTTAGATGAAATTGCAACAAAAGTTATGGATGAAGATGATCTGCCGGTTGAAG TTGACCAGAACACTCCTAGTTTGAATTATAAGGTATCACCGCCACCTGCTCCAGCTGATCCAATTCCAAGGGCTCCAGCAAAGGTTGTGGTTCCAGTGGAAGCCCAGGATTCTGGGACTACAGTAATCAGTGAAAAACCTACTTCCAGCTCTCTTGGAAATGTATTGGGTCTTGCAAATTACGATTCTGATGATGATAACGATGATGACGACGATGACGACGGAGATGAGGAAATCCAAAATTCTAGTGAGCCAAATTCTATTAAAAATTCTCTTCTTGCTCGGGCAGATAATAAGCATCTTCCAGGATATAAGCACGATCCAGTTGAGAACAGCAGTTTGCTGGTAGATCTGGAAGAGCACGGTACGGTAGGGAAAGATTTACAGGGTGGTTTAAGCAAAAGTAGTTCTTTGGAGCCTAGAAACAATAAGAAGACTGGTCTAAGTGAGTTGGCCATTGATAGGGAATATAGGGAGTATGAGCATGCATCTCAAGGGATGGGTGATATTGACTTTGGAAAAGCACAAGATGGCTATAATAGTGCTGGTTCGAATGGTATATTAGGACAAGAGGGTGTAAAAGCTGAAAACCCGGGTGATAATTTCCATACGAAAAAGTCAACAGTAAATGATCCTCATTGTAGGGAAACCAGAATGAGACCAGATGAATATGATCGGAATGAAAATAAAGAGAGCTCGTATGGCAAAGACTCTGTTAAAGAGGTGGAAAGGAGTAGGGAAGTTGAGAAGCAAGGGGAGCATCGCAAGAGACGTGATGAAAAGCAACTAAGAAAGGAGAAGACAAATGAtcagaatggctcaaaagaaagAATGAAACAGCGAGAGGCTAAGCCTGGTGAAGGATCTGAAGAATCAGAGTCCAGAAAAAGGTCTGCACATCAATATACCAAGGAGGACAAGAAGGAAGAAGATAGGGTTCGTAGAACTAATCCTAAAGAGGGCAATAACAAGAAAAGGGAGAGCACAAATAGCAAGGAGGAAGGTGACGCAAGACATAATCTGTCAAGTGTTGTAAGCAGGCATAAGAGAAGACGATCTTCTTCAATTAGCAGTAGAGGAAGAAACAGCAAGGAGAACTCTGTCACTCATGCCCATGATTCAAGTGATGACGAATCAGACGATTCCAAAAG AAAGCTGCATGCAAGAAGACGTGATTCATCACCTTCACCTGTCAGGTCTAGGAGAAG ACAATTGTCGAGGTCACCACATAGCAAGCATTCTCAGCGCAGGCATTCTCCCTACTCTTCTCTTGAGACCAACAGGTATGTTGTTAGGCAGTCTAATAAGGCTAATATTGTGTTAATGTTTTTGAGACATGCAGAACCATCATGA
- the LOC119991592 gene encoding stress response protein NST1-like isoform X2: MDAYQQPHHHMRPPTPPPSADPHQYHHYQQQQPPPTVPPQGSWYSNQFHYHPSSHSPSTPPQWAPPPPPPPPPPHSDHHPPFSSSYPPPPHHPSYPAPLPSHSNQFPPPPHSRPHLPPQIPQSYPQVNQEWGNSNWGHHHAWDHPAAHNMEVDWAAKARAWASAKAATDDQHPHSQFTPIGRHEEQGRFHEHHPQAVNYPYQDIQQQSILPSNHQQFSVPSAHHRPPMVYMQETSSMNSGASSYPPNGHLPYTAKDGTSHAAFSHQDSFQTSSSVHQQEVPSSYSSVAGKEGIMEQKDQLYTSLASLPNSSAQEGQHLVQPSLPAIYRSVMTEQPFAYDNHTANLSTDLSDQPLDFAPGFNRDRDALMQPGYATHYDSAVILRGMDPVAVVPPINSWAPSVVSGAVYPSIPPVIPSGPQQDPSVSVSGNAIPPLGRFPGPSFQPTLSSAGAPFGLGPGPALNPSPVFPGDAYGSFSERPKKASVPNWLKEEIIKNASVITKSSLEHPKEDTQSIEDEGVDRSFGNGDQADSKSIDSSRSTEEEDEEDYKEAAKTAAINQEIKRVLTEVLLKVTDELLDEIATKVMDEDDLPVEVDQNTPSLNYKVSPPPAPADPIPRAPAKVVVPVEAQDSGTTVISEKPTSSSLGNVLGLANYDSDDDNDDDDDDDGDEEIQNSSEPNSIKNSLLARADNKHLPGYKHDPVENSSLLVDLEEHGTVGKDLQGGLSKSSSLEPRNNKKTGLSELAIDREYREYEHASQGMGDIDFGKAQDGYNSAGSNGILGQEGVKAENPGDNFHTKKSTVNDPHCRETRMRPDEYDRNENKESSYGKDSVKEVERSREVEKQGEHRKRRDEKQLRKEKTNDQNGSKERMKQREAKPGEGSEESESRKRSAHQYTKEDKKEEDRVRRTNPKEGNNKKRESTNSKEEGDARHNLSSVVSRHKRRRSSSISSRGRNSKENSVTHAHDSSDDESDDSKRKLHARRRDSSPSPVRSRRRQLSRSPHSKHSQRRHSPYSSLETNRGRRRSRSRSPMRRRR; this comes from the exons ATGGACGCGTACCAACAGCCTCACCACCACATGAGACCACCGACTCCACCGCCATCGGCGGATCCCCACCAGTATCATCACTATCAGCAACAGCAACCACCACCGACAGTCCCTCCGCAAGGTTCATGGTATTCTAACCAATTTCATTACCATCCGTCCTCACACTCTCCCTCAACTCCCCCTCAGTgggctcctcctcctcctccacctccaccaccgccTCACTCCGACCACCATCCTCCCTTTTCTTCCTCCTATCCTCCACCGCCGCACCACCCTTCTTATCCTGCCCCACTTCCCTCTCACAGCAACCAGTTCCCTCCTCCCCCTCATTCTCGACCTCACTTGCCGCCTCAGATTCCTCAATCTTACCCTCAGGTTAACCAG GAATGGGGAAACTCTAACTGGGGACATCACCATGCTTGGGATCACCCAG CTGCCCATAATATGGAGGTTGACTGGGCTGCCAAAGCTAGAGCATGGGCATCTGCTAAAGCTGCTACGGATGATCAGCATCCACACTCTCAGTTTACACCTATTGGCAGACATGAAGAGCAAGGCAGATTTCATGAACATCACCCACAAGCTGTCAATTATCCTTATCAAGATATTCAACAGCAGTCAATCCTCCCATCAAATCATCAACAGTTTTCAGTCCCATCAGCACATCACAGACCACCAATGGTTTATATGCAGGAGACTTCGTCTATGAACTCTGGCGCATCTTCATATCCTCCCAATGGGCACTTACCGTACACTGCAAAGGATGGAACTTCACATGCTGCTTTTTCCCATCAAGACAGTTTTCAGACAAGTTCGTCTGTTCATCAGCAGGAGGTACCTTCTAGTTATTCTTCTGTTGCAG GAAAAGAGGGGATTATGGAGCAGAAGGATCAGCTGTACACAtcattggcgtcattacctaatTCGTCAGCTCAGGAAGGACAACACCTTGTGCAACCATCTTTGCCTGCTATTTACAGATCAGTTATGACTGAACAGCCCTTCGCATATGACAATCACACAGCTAATCTCTCAACTGACCTTAGCGATCAGCCTTTAGATTTTGCTCCTGGGTTTAATCGTGATCGTGATGCACTCATGCAACCCGGTTATGCTACTCATTATGATTCTGCTGTGATTCTGAGAGGCATGGACCCTGTTGCGGTGGTACCTCCAATTAATTCTTGGGCTCCTTCCGTTGTATCTGGTGCAGTTTACCCTTCCATTCCTCCTGTTATACCATCGGGGCCACAG CAAGATCCTTCTGTATCTGTTTCTGGAAATGCTATACCACCTTTAGGGAGGTTTCCTGGACCTAGTTTTCAGCCAACCCTTTCATCTGCTGGTGCACCCTTTGGTCTAGGCCCTGGTCCTGCACTAAATCCCAGTCCAGTTTTCCCAGGTGATGCATATGGTAGTTTTTCTGAACGCCCTAAGAAG GCTTCTGTGCCTAATTGGCTAAAAGAAGAGATAATTAAGAATGCTTCTGTGATCACAAAGTCTTCCCTGGAACATCCGAAAGAGGATACGCAGTCCATTGAGGATGAAGGTGTCGACAGATCTTTTGGAAATGGTGATCAGGCTGATAGCAAAAGCATTGATTCTTCTAGGTCAAcagaagaagaggatgaggag GATTACAAGGAAGCTGCTAAAACTGCGGCAATCAACCAGGAAATAAAACGAGTTCTAACTGAAGTTCTTTTGAAG GTTACAGATGAGCTTTTAGATGAAATTGCAACAAAAGTTATGGATGAAGATGATCTGCCGGTTGAAG TTGACCAGAACACTCCTAGTTTGAATTATAAGGTATCACCGCCACCTGCTCCAGCTGATCCAATTCCAAGGGCTCCAGCAAAGGTTGTGGTTCCAGTGGAAGCCCAGGATTCTGGGACTACAGTAATCAGTGAAAAACCTACTTCCAGCTCTCTTGGAAATGTATTGGGTCTTGCAAATTACGATTCTGATGATGATAACGATGATGACGACGATGACGACGGAGATGAGGAAATCCAAAATTCTAGTGAGCCAAATTCTATTAAAAATTCTCTTCTTGCTCGGGCAGATAATAAGCATCTTCCAGGATATAAGCACGATCCAGTTGAGAACAGCAGTTTGCTGGTAGATCTGGAAGAGCACGGTACGGTAGGGAAAGATTTACAGGGTGGTTTAAGCAAAAGTAGTTCTTTGGAGCCTAGAAACAATAAGAAGACTGGTCTAAGTGAGTTGGCCATTGATAGGGAATATAGGGAGTATGAGCATGCATCTCAAGGGATGGGTGATATTGACTTTGGAAAAGCACAAGATGGCTATAATAGTGCTGGTTCGAATGGTATATTAGGACAAGAGGGTGTAAAAGCTGAAAACCCGGGTGATAATTTCCATACGAAAAAGTCAACAGTAAATGATCCTCATTGTAGGGAAACCAGAATGAGACCAGATGAATATGATCGGAATGAAAATAAAGAGAGCTCGTATGGCAAAGACTCTGTTAAAGAGGTGGAAAGGAGTAGGGAAGTTGAGAAGCAAGGGGAGCATCGCAAGAGACGTGATGAAAAGCAACTAAGAAAGGAGAAGACAAATGAtcagaatggctcaaaagaaagAATGAAACAGCGAGAGGCTAAGCCTGGTGAAGGATCTGAAGAATCAGAGTCCAGAAAAAGGTCTGCACATCAATATACCAAGGAGGACAAGAAGGAAGAAGATAGGGTTCGTAGAACTAATCCTAAAGAGGGCAATAACAAGAAAAGGGAGAGCACAAATAGCAAGGAGGAAGGTGACGCAAGACATAATCTGTCAAGTGTTGTAAGCAGGCATAAGAGAAGACGATCTTCTTCAATTAGCAGTAGAGGAAGAAACAGCAAGGAGAACTCTGTCACTCATGCCCATGATTCAAGTGATGACGAATCAGACGATTCCAAAAG AAAGCTGCATGCAAGAAGACGTGATTCATCACCTTCACCTGTCAGGTCTAGGAGAAG ACAATTGTCGAGGTCACCACATAGCAAGCATTCTCAGCGCAGGCATTCTCCCTACTCTTCTCTTGAGACCAACAG GGGAAGGAGGAGGTCAAGATCCAGATCACCTATGCGGCGGAGGAGATGA
- the LOC119991593 gene encoding protein JOKA2-like: MLMPLCLSLCMKPSSLLKPMLGFFHQVKFQDTLMRFTLYYDEDGLLDLNMLGLKDKIRTFYNFGPAMDLNLTYIDEDSDVVTLVDDDDLDEAVRQNLNPLRITVFSSIDSISSKPSQESSISMTGVSLIVAKLEECSSRFSKLEESMSKLTKLEECMSKFTNLGFDLEHRSGGNRGDRMASDCPMGPQGAEDLRESSIDVAEPKAFSSANVEELTQITNQKGKEDSNAVGSVAISVPPTNSHVDIKVNCHEDSVEVASPDKNTCPKEVPVLAGVEQFPGVKVASNLHDISPQNEFAAENVFPPWYDNSYPIKKSYYHQDIHDRVFHGGVQCDGCGMLPIVGSRFKSIVREDYDLCITCFRSIGKDDEYIKLNLPQSFQFHNSDEKRCGPPHSLEPWCTMPDAPKGPRCFDGHIALSDGSVIAPNISVAKICKMRNKGSTIWSFGTRLEWIGGDKFTEEVSVELQVPLHGCGLGEELDVVVNFIAPERSDLYVSFWRMLSPFGYEFVQKFSLLIEVSYELNHFSVAGCN; the protein is encoded by the exons ATGCTAATGCCTTTGTGTTTGTCTTTATGTATGAAACCTTCTTCTTTGTTAAAACCCATGTTGGGTTTTTTTCATCAGGTCAAATTCCAAGATACACTTATGCGTTTTACTCTGTATTATGATGAGGATGGGCTTCTTGATCTTAACATGCTTGGGTTGAAAGACAAGATTCGGACTTTCTATAACTTTGGTCCTGCCATGGACCTTAATCTTACTTACATTGATGAAGACAGTGATGTGGTGACActagttgatgatgatgatctggATGAAGCTGTTAGGCAGAATTTGAATCCTTTGAGGATTACTGTATTCTCTTCTATTGACTCTATTTCTTCAAAGCCGTCTCAAGAGTCATCCATATCCATGACTGGCGTGTCCTTAATAGTGGCTAAACTTGAGGAATGTTCCTCAAGGTTCAGTAAACTTGAGGAAAGTATGTCGAAGTTGACTAAACTTGAGGAATGCATGTCAAAGTTCACTAACCTGGGTTTCGATTTGGAGCATCGAAGTGGTGGAAACAGGGGAGACAGAATGGCTTCTGATTGCCCTATGGGTCCTCAAGGTGCTGAGGACCTGCGTGAGTCTTCTATTGATGTGGCTGAACCCAAGGCATTTTCAAGTGCTAATGTTGAAGAACTAACCCAAATTACCAACCAAAAGGGAAAGGAAGATAGTAATGCGGTTGGTTCTGTGGCGATATCAGTTCCCCCTACGAATTCTCATGTGGATATAAAAGTCAATTGTCATGAGGATTCAGTCGAGGTAGCATCCCCAGATAAGAATACCTG TCCGAAAGAGGTCCCTGTTCTTGCTGGAGTTGAGCAGTTTCCTGGGGTGAAAGTTGCTTCTAATCTTCATGACATTTCTCCACAGAATGAGTTTGCAGCAGAAAATGTATTCCCTCCTTGGTATGACAATAGTTATCCTATTAAGAAGAGTTATTATCACCAAGATATCCATGACAGAGTATTTCACGGTGGTGTTCAGTGTGATGGTTGTGGGATGCTTCCGATAGTGGGGTCTCGGTTCAAGTCTATAGT GAGAGAAGATTATGACCTTTGCATCACTTGCTTCCGGAGTATTGGAAAAGACGATGagtatattaaattaaatctacctcAGTCATTTCAATTCCACAATTCAGATGAGAAGCGATGTGGTCCT CCACACTCCCTAGAACCATGGTGTACAATGCCAGATGCACCAAAAGGCCCCAGATGCTTTGATGGACATATTGCTCTTTCAGATGGCTCTGTCATAGCCCCAAATATTTCAGTTGCCAAGATATGCAAAATGCGTAACAAGGGATCTACTATCTGGAGTTTTGGGACAAGGCTTGAGTGGATTGGAGGAGATAAGTTCACTGAGGAAGTTTCAGTTGAACTTCAG GTTCCACTTCATGGCTGCGGATTGGGTGAGGAACTTGACGTTGTTGTGAATTTCATTGCACCTGAGCGGAGCGATCTTTACGTTTCCTTTTGGAGGATGTTATCGCCCTTCGGATATGAATTTGTGCAGAAATTTTCTCTCCTCATTGAGGTTTCCTATGAGCTCAATCACTTCTCAGTCGCTGGTTGTAATTAA
- the LOC119991595 gene encoding 60S ribosomal protein L27a-2-like, with protein sequence MLEGLPNKCSSNPNPPLYSLPPSPPLSNPASPRMTTRLRKNRKKRGHVSAGHGRIGKHRKHPGGRGNAGGMHHHRILFDKYHPGYFGKVGMRYFHKLRNKFYCPIVNVDKLWSMVPQEVKDKASKDNVPMLDVTQFGYFKVLGKGVLPENKPIVVKAKLVSEIAEKKIKEKGGAVVLVA encoded by the coding sequence ATGCTTGAGGGATTACCAAATAAATGCTCTTCAAACCCTAACCCTCCACTTTATTCTCTTCCGCCATCGCCGCCGCTATCAAACCCAGCATCTCCCAGAATGACAACCAGGTTGAGGAAGAACCGAAAGAAGCGTGGCCACGTGAGCGCAGGCCACGGCCGTATTGGCAAGCACCGAAAGCATCCCGGAGGTCGCGGTAATGCCGGAGGAATGCACCACCACCGTATTCTATTTGACAAGTACCACCCTGGTTATTTCGGTAAAGTCGGCATGCGCTACTTCCACAAGCTACGCAACAAGTTCTACTGCCCTATTGTCAACGTCGATAAGCTCTGGTCGATGGTACCCCAGGAAGTCAAGGACAAGGCTTCTAAGGATAATGTGCCCATGCTTGATGTTACTCAATTCGGGTACTTTAAGGTGTTGGGGAAGGGAGTCTTGCCGGAAAACAAGCCGATCGTGGTAAAGGCCAAGCTTGTGTCCGAGATTGCCGAGAAGAAGATTAAGGAGAAGGGCGGAGCTGTTGTACTTGTTGCTTAG